A genomic window from Roseofilum casamattae BLCC-M143 includes:
- a CDS encoding chlorophyll a/b-binding protein, protein MSQLQPTVTPKLREPKLGFNDYAERLNGRAAMVGFLATLAIEYLTGNGVLTWLGLT, encoded by the coding sequence ATGAGCCAACTGCAACCAACCGTTACCCCGAAGCTACGCGAACCGAAACTCGGATTCAATGACTATGCCGAGCGCCTCAACGGTCGTGCGGCCATGGTGGGCTTTCTGGCAACCCTTGCGATCGAATATCTGACTGGGAATGGTGTTCTGACGTGGTTGGGATTAACATAA
- a CDS encoding DUF4962 domain-containing protein, which produces MQFPTSPNSPKVLFPYPSDGAIVACSPPHFAWFPVTGAEGYHIEVSNSQGEVIYQRDTGRIPVHVPDIIWSTGSYSWDIIAWNNSERVNRGLQSFTIAPDAASLPRPNLEELLARIPANHPRFLYTRDRVRAIAKTLATTRSQQWQKIQFIANEFLNAAAPSYPTFQHIADPTLRKMEYKQYFHQFRITVDRGLQYLALAYLVTEDEKYLLPAKNILLELASWPVGSEDVSSVYPKYNGDEIGLSIARTLHRAYDWLYHGLTDAEKAKVFSACQQRATQVFQYLQQRNYHQFPGRSHPGRLISYLLEMSLVLANATPEAVSWAGYALKALMSVHPHWGSDDGGWAQGIWYAKNYNVYSLPAIEALANICQLNLWERLFYRNFGYFLFYCTSPLAEMQPFGDGAERSVLGNCGGWLLNIMRFYAHKFCDRNLGWWAAQVIPHNEEIWELGLLYEDNLPQQIPNLPNARLFPEVGWAGLHSDLSRPEDDTFLLFKSSPYGSASHSHGDQNAFAIMKGGIPLAIPSGYYGPYYNSPHHREWTQSTKANNCILVNGKGQSIGDNTATGRIFAFENYPEMCYVAGDATPAYQGKLTRWERHILFLRSGLFILLDELAAPEPVTFQWMLHSLEKMSVDGNTIFSRRKGAELEVKLYATQSLTLSQTDLFKPTYNTDLPEAWHRSMPNHWHLSAATETPSRSLRIVAVMAVRCDREKLDIDVREEKGWIRAIAQNSLTNVKGAAQLIENTPIPDTIDPHPQESLLRLYGQSLSSNFTLKIP; this is translated from the coding sequence ATGCAATTCCCTACATCCCCTAATTCACCAAAAGTACTCTTTCCTTATCCCTCAGATGGGGCGATCGTTGCGTGTTCTCCGCCTCATTTTGCTTGGTTTCCCGTTACCGGTGCTGAAGGTTATCATATCGAAGTGAGTAACTCCCAAGGAGAGGTTATTTATCAACGAGATACGGGGAGAATTCCAGTACACGTACCCGATATTATTTGGAGTACTGGCTCCTATTCTTGGGATATTATCGCTTGGAATAACTCCGAAAGAGTAAATCGCGGTCTCCAGAGTTTTACTATTGCTCCAGATGCTGCCAGTTTGCCCCGGCCGAACCTAGAAGAATTACTCGCTCGGATACCTGCAAACCATCCTCGTTTTCTCTATACTCGAGATCGAGTTAGGGCGATCGCAAAGACCTTAGCAACGACGCGAAGTCAGCAATGGCAAAAGATTCAATTCATTGCCAATGAATTTTTAAATGCTGCAGCTCCATCTTATCCAACGTTCCAACATATCGCAGACCCCACCCTGCGCAAAATGGAATATAAGCAGTATTTTCACCAGTTTAGAATTACGGTCGATCGCGGACTTCAGTATCTGGCTCTGGCCTATTTGGTTACCGAAGATGAAAAATATTTATTACCGGCGAAAAACATTCTCTTAGAACTGGCAAGCTGGCCTGTTGGTTCAGAAGATGTTAGTTCCGTTTATCCTAAATATAATGGAGACGAAATTGGTCTGAGTATTGCCCGTACATTACACCGAGCTTACGACTGGCTTTATCATGGGTTGACGGATGCCGAAAAAGCAAAGGTCTTCAGTGCGTGTCAGCAGAGAGCGACTCAGGTTTTCCAATATTTGCAGCAGCGTAATTATCATCAGTTTCCCGGACGCAGTCATCCCGGCCGCTTGATTTCTTATCTATTAGAAATGTCTCTGGTTTTAGCGAACGCAACTCCAGAGGCTGTCAGTTGGGCAGGTTATGCATTGAAAGCGTTGATGTCGGTGCATCCCCACTGGGGTAGTGATGATGGGGGTTGGGCCCAGGGAATTTGGTATGCGAAAAATTATAATGTTTATTCTTTACCGGCGATCGAAGCTTTGGCAAATATTTGTCAGTTGAATCTCTGGGAACGACTGTTTTATCGCAACTTTGGATATTTCTTATTTTACTGCACCAGTCCTTTAGCAGAAATGCAGCCATTTGGCGATGGAGCAGAACGTAGCGTGCTGGGAAATTGTGGCGGATGGTTGCTGAATATTATGCGGTTTTACGCCCATAAATTTTGCGATCGCAATTTGGGTTGGTGGGCAGCACAAGTTATCCCTCATAACGAAGAGATCTGGGAACTCGGATTGCTTTATGAAGATAATCTTCCGCAGCAAATTCCCAATCTACCCAATGCGCGACTATTCCCAGAGGTGGGTTGGGCAGGGCTACATAGCGATCTGAGCCGTCCGGAAGACGATACCTTTTTGCTGTTTAAAAGTAGCCCTTATGGCAGTGCGTCCCACAGTCATGGCGACCAAAATGCATTTGCAATTATGAAAGGAGGAATTCCTCTGGCTATTCCATCTGGTTATTACGGTCCCTATTATAATAGTCCCCATCACCGAGAATGGACTCAGAGCACTAAAGCGAATAACTGTATTTTAGTGAATGGCAAAGGTCAATCCATCGGGGATAATACCGCAACCGGTCGTATCTTTGCATTTGAAAATTATCCGGAAATGTGTTATGTCGCTGGCGATGCAACTCCAGCCTATCAAGGAAAACTGACGCGCTGGGAACGGCATATTTTATTTTTGCGATCGGGACTATTTATTCTGTTAGATGAGTTAGCGGCTCCCGAGCCAGTTACGTTTCAGTGGATGCTGCATAGTTTAGAAAAAATGTCGGTTGATGGCAATACCATTTTTTCCAGACGCAAGGGAGCTGAATTAGAGGTCAAACTTTATGCAACTCAATCATTAACTCTCAGTCAAACCGATTTATTTAAACCGACTTATAATACAGATCTTCCAGAAGCTTGGCATCGTTCCATGCCGAATCATTGGCATTTGAGCGCAGCAACTGAAACACCATCGCGATCGTTAAGAATTGTAGCAGTTATGGCAGTGCGCTGCGATCGCGAAAAACTGGATATTGACGTGCGGGAAGAGAAGGGTTGGATTCGCGCGATCGCACAAAATTCGTTAACAAATGTAAAAGGTGCAGCTCAACTCATTGAGAATACACCAATCCCTGATACCATAGACCCACATCCACAAGAGTCATTGCTGAGGCTTTACGGACAAAGCTTGTCGAGTAACTTTACTCTCAAGATACCTTAG
- a CDS encoding sulfotransferase family protein has protein sequence MMQPDPKIIDYADATLNNLDAGVGIRVPKGHHNQYHIYGVPKFLIIGAQKCGTTAMRRWLSVHPELQTIPLEWNFFDEVGDLAVEWPRYIINPHFKIRQHSVRYTFEKTPGYFHKKNKGIPVPDIVHQLMPSGKFIVMLRNPTERAWSAYRMYKNNQKQPLYGCTLRDSQLRKLAKRVALSPENEATPTHSFLDLIQGLIAIAKKDRSMEIDRLPQSIRRTPLAPDKNMARIP, from the coding sequence ATGATGCAACCGGATCCTAAAATCATTGATTATGCAGATGCAACCCTCAATAATCTTGATGCAGGTGTTGGTATTCGCGTACCCAAAGGACATCATAACCAATACCATATCTATGGAGTTCCCAAGTTTTTGATTATCGGCGCCCAAAAATGCGGTACGACTGCCATGCGTAGATGGTTGAGCGTCCATCCAGAACTGCAAACGATACCATTAGAGTGGAATTTTTTTGATGAAGTTGGCGATCTGGCTGTGGAATGGCCCCGTTATATTATTAATCCTCACTTTAAAATTAGACAGCATAGCGTTCGCTATACCTTTGAAAAAACCCCCGGTTATTTTCATAAAAAAAATAAAGGAATCCCCGTACCCGATATTGTCCATCAACTGATGCCATCCGGTAAATTTATTGTCATGTTGCGCAACCCCACGGAACGAGCGTGGTCTGCTTATAGAATGTACAAAAATAATCAAAAACAGCCATTGTATGGGTGTACTCTAAGAGATTCTCAGCTCAGGAAACTAGCGAAAAGAGTGGCTCTATCTCCGGAAAATGAAGCAACCCCAACTCACTCGTTTTTGGATCTGATTCAAGGCTTAATAGCGATCGCAAAAAAGGATCGCAGCATGGAAATCGATAGATTACCACAATCGATCCGCAGAACACCTCTAGCGCCAGACAAGAATATGGCTCGAATACCATGA
- a CDS encoding PIG-L family deacetylase: MILASEPVSRLMVVAHPDDEILFGGQELIQRSEWLVICLTNGNNDKRKQQFFQVMNYLSIPAEIWDYPDRPGLSKDKNLAENLWLPLLPEIQSRLSSILSAGDFQQVVTHNYWGEYGHKHHQLTHKLVKEIVPADKLFCFGLGSEIAPEILEKKLTLLDFYEEQFTPREQQKYWSWITRSTIKSLVSDFIELEPQP; this comes from the coding sequence ATGATTTTAGCTTCAGAACCCGTCTCCAGACTCATGGTTGTTGCTCATCCCGATGATGAAATTTTATTTGGAGGACAAGAGTTGATTCAACGTTCGGAATGGTTAGTTATTTGTCTGACGAACGGCAATAATGACAAGCGCAAACAGCAATTTTTTCAAGTTATGAATTATTTATCCATACCTGCAGAAATCTGGGATTATCCCGATCGCCCGGGACTTTCAAAAGATAAAAATTTAGCTGAAAATCTTTGGCTGCCTTTGCTTCCCGAAATTCAATCTCGACTGTCGAGCATACTCTCTGCTGGCGATTTTCAGCAAGTGGTAACTCATAATTATTGGGGAGAATACGGCCACAAGCATCATCAACTGACTCATAAGTTGGTGAAAGAGATTGTTCCCGCAGACAAGCTATTTTGTTTCGGATTAGGATCGGAGATTGCGCCAGAAATATTGGAGAAAAAGTTAACGCTTTTAGATTTTTATGAAGAACAGTTTACCCCTCGAGAACAACAAAAATATTGGTCATGGATAACGCGCAGTACAATAAAGTCTTTGGTATCGGATTTCATCGAACTGGAACCACAACCTTAG
- a CDS encoding sulfotransferase family protein, whose translation MDNAQYNKVFGIGFHRTGTTTLDKAFERLGFSNWWFRTRGSSQLKAIIAEFKQKEYTTIRGIIDTHQAFTDNPFFFPHFYEWLDREYPASRFILTERNSTNWFNSCQRYFSGKRQTHLTYPMIYGRQGNYDRSNWIEVYERHNAEAKQYFGDRLLVVNWENGDGWDKLCSFLECPIPDRDFPHLNSSIIDRESV comes from the coding sequence ATGGATAACGCGCAGTACAATAAAGTCTTTGGTATCGGATTTCATCGAACTGGAACCACAACCTTAGATAAAGCCTTTGAGAGATTGGGATTTTCTAATTGGTGGTTTCGGACGCGAGGGAGTTCTCAACTGAAGGCTATAATTGCGGAATTTAAGCAAAAGGAATATACGACCATCCGTGGAATCATTGATACTCATCAAGCCTTCACCGATAATCCCTTTTTCTTTCCTCATTTTTACGAGTGGTTGGATCGAGAATATCCGGCAAGTCGGTTTATTTTAACCGAACGAAATAGTACGAATTGGTTTAATAGTTGTCAGCGATATTTTAGTGGAAAACGGCAAACTCATCTCACTTATCCCATGATTTACGGCCGCCAAGGAAATTACGATCGCAGCAACTGGATCGAAGTCTACGAACGGCATAATGCTGAAGCAAAACAATATTTTGGCGATCGCCTATTAGTCGTTAACTGGGAAAACGGAGATGGCTGGGATAAGTTATGCTCGTTCTTAGAGTGTCCGATTCCCGATCGCGACTTTCCCCATTTAAACTCGAGTATAATCGATCGCGAGAGTGTTTGA
- a CDS encoding DUF2059 domain-containing protein codes for MMVMFLQKSSIGLLALSAIASLSFSVPAIANQRNEFPVPSSTIITETIAISETKRSLIYQMLELTGGEEMYRQMQQIVFTEMQNQFAPMMEQVLDNQTNLSPAEKAEQLAKLSSNVDRLIGEFAELMQSEIAYDEMLESVFYPVYDRYFTEEDLRGLIAFYESPVGQKIIAVSPDLFRTSLQLSNEIFVPRMLEIMDRLIQEEIGR; via the coding sequence ATGATGGTTATGTTTCTCCAGAAAAGCTCCATAGGATTACTCGCTTTGAGCGCGATCGCCTCCCTCAGTTTCAGCGTACCGGCGATCGCCAACCAGCGCAACGAATTTCCGGTTCCTTCTTCCACCATAATAACCGAGACAATCGCCATTTCCGAAACCAAGCGATCGCTCATTTACCAAATGCTGGAACTGACGGGTGGCGAAGAAATGTATCGGCAAATGCAGCAAATTGTCTTTACCGAAATGCAAAATCAATTCGCGCCGATGATGGAGCAAGTTCTCGACAACCAGACCAATCTCTCTCCCGCAGAAAAAGCAGAACAATTAGCCAAACTCAGCAGCAATGTCGATCGCCTCATCGGGGAATTTGCCGAACTGATGCAAAGCGAGATTGCTTATGACGAAATGCTGGAGTCGGTCTTTTATCCGGTGTACGATCGCTATTTTACCGAAGAAGATTTGCGCGGCTTAATTGCCTTTTACGAAAGTCCGGTGGGTCAAAAAATTATTGCTGTCTCCCCCGATCTCTTCCGCACCTCTTTGCAACTGTCTAACGAAATCTTTGTCCCGCGAATGCTCGAGATTATGGATCGCTTGATTCAGGAAGAAATCGGGCGCTAG
- a CDS encoding ABC transporter ATP-binding protein — protein sequence MARSNFEKLAGYLQPHWKQASLGVVALLIVNGLGVYLPLLIRDGVNNLQVTFSYSTMVGSVVWLLVLATIMWAIRMFSRLMLFGVGRQVEFDLKQALFGHFLRLDSGYFAAHTVGDLINRSTSDVDNMRRLLGFAVLSLANTIFAYAMTLPVMLSIHGRLSLLAVAVYPLMLLAVQIFSGRLRKEQENVQEELSRVSDLIQEDMSGISLIKIYAQEDNERQAFRHLNQNLLQATLQLAQTRSFIFPLIEALASLSLLVVLWMGTRAIANGELSIGDFVALLLYVERLVFPTALLGFTLTAYQQGEVSINRLEEILTVRPKIQNTRHAIHFNHPPKGQLAVRHLTYTYPGSQIPALTDLNFTIRSGETIAIVGPIGSGKSTLAKTLPRLLPIHKGRVFLDSYDITQLELDELRGAIAFVPQDSFLFSTTIQNNIRYGDPAAEQDAIEVAAKTAQIHPEILNFPQQYQTMVGERGITLSGGQRQRSALARALAIEAPILVLDDCLSSVDNQTATGILRNLSTGTQKKTVIFISHQLSAAATADRIFVMDRGAIVQMGTHGELIDREGLYKTLWDKQRFEELLK from the coding sequence ATGGCGCGATCGAACTTCGAGAAACTAGCCGGATATCTGCAACCGCACTGGAAACAAGCCAGTTTGGGAGTGGTTGCCCTTTTGATTGTTAATGGGTTGGGGGTATATTTGCCCCTGCTGATTCGAGATGGGGTCAATAACCTACAAGTAACCTTTAGCTATAGTACCATGGTCGGTTCCGTGGTTTGGCTGCTGGTCTTAGCCACAATTATGTGGGCAATTCGCATGTTCTCGCGCCTCATGCTCTTTGGTGTCGGTCGTCAGGTGGAGTTCGATCTCAAACAAGCTCTCTTCGGGCATTTCCTGCGCCTGGATTCTGGGTATTTTGCTGCCCACACGGTGGGGGACTTAATTAACCGTTCCACCTCAGATGTGGACAATATGCGCCGGCTGTTGGGATTTGCGGTATTGAGCTTGGCGAATACGATTTTTGCTTATGCCATGACGCTCCCGGTGATGCTGTCCATTCACGGGCGTTTGAGTTTGTTGGCAGTTGCGGTTTATCCGTTAATGCTCTTAGCGGTACAAATTTTTAGCGGTCGCTTGCGCAAAGAACAAGAAAACGTGCAAGAAGAATTATCGCGGGTGAGCGATTTAATTCAAGAAGATATGAGCGGTATTTCTTTGATTAAAATATACGCTCAGGAAGATAACGAACGGCAAGCCTTTCGCCATCTGAACCAGAATTTACTTCAGGCAACCTTGCAATTAGCACAAACTCGGAGTTTTATCTTTCCTTTAATTGAAGCGTTGGCTTCCTTAAGTTTATTGGTGGTTTTGTGGATGGGGACGCGGGCGATCGCAAATGGCGAATTAAGTATTGGGGATTTTGTCGCCTTATTACTCTATGTCGAGCGTCTCGTCTTTCCGACAGCCTTACTCGGATTTACACTAACAGCCTATCAACAAGGAGAAGTAAGTATTAATCGCTTAGAAGAAATTCTCACCGTACGCCCGAAAATTCAGAATACTCGTCATGCCATCCACTTTAACCATCCTCCGAAAGGCCAGCTCGCCGTCCGCCACCTCACCTATACCTATCCCGGCAGTCAAATCCCGGCATTAACCGATCTCAATTTTACCATTCGTTCGGGCGAAACGATTGCCATTGTCGGACCGATTGGTTCGGGCAAATCAACTCTAGCCAAAACCTTACCTCGCCTATTACCCATCCATAAAGGACGAGTTTTCCTCGATAGCTACGATATTACCCAACTGGAACTCGATGAATTGCGCGGCGCGATCGCCTTTGTTCCGCAAGATAGTTTTCTCTTCAGTACCACAATTCAAAATAACATTCGGTATGGCGATCCGGCTGCCGAACAAGATGCCATTGAAGTCGCCGCAAAAACCGCCCAAATTCATCCGGAAATTCTCAACTTTCCGCAACAATATCAAACCATGGTTGGCGAGCGCGGAATTACACTTTCCGGAGGACAGAGGCAGCGATCGGCTCTCGCTCGCGCTCTAGCAATTGAAGCTCCAATTTTAGTATTAGATGACTGTTTATCCAGCGTCGATAATCAAACCGCTACCGGAATTTTGCGCAATCTCTCGACTGGAACCCAGAAAAAAACTGTCATCTTTATCTCCCATCAACTTTCGGCAGCAGCCACCGCAGACCGAATTTTTGTCATGGATCGAGGTGCGATCGTGCAGATGGGAACTCATGGGGAATTAATCGATCGCGAAGGATTGTATAAAACTCTGTGGGATAAGCAGCGGTTTGAAGAGTTACTCAAGTAA
- a CDS encoding nucleotidyltransferase family protein, whose protein sequence is MNFNELMAYRDRILELSEQYGAYNVRIFGSVSKDEADEKSDIDFLVEMKPGKSLFDLGGLLMDLQELLGYPVDLVTEKGLKSRIRERVLQEAKPLLARSEN, encoded by the coding sequence ATGAACTTCAATGAACTTATGGCTTATCGCGATCGCATATTAGAACTGAGCGAGCAATATGGAGCTTATAATGTGCGGATCTTTGGTTCGGTGTCTAAAGATGAAGCAGACGAAAAGAGCGATATCGATTTTCTTGTAGAAATGAAACCTGGCAAAAGTTTATTCGACCTCGGTGGACTGCTCATGGACTTACAAGAATTACTCGGATATCCCGTCGATCTGGTCACTGAAAAAGGATTGAAATCAAGAATTAGAGAACGAGTTCTGCAAGAGGCGAAACCCTTACTTGCCCGATCTGAAAATTAA
- a CDS encoding TVP38/TMEM64 family protein: MLARQAPTRKYLHVLGLTVLTFLSAAAPVLAQDSASSGGFNPQEFLRNALESIQNLGPTGAIAFILLYIVATVAFLPGSVLTLGAGVVFGVAFGSLYVFIGATIGATGAFLVGRYLARGFIAKKIEGNTKFAAIDEAVGREGLKIVLLTRLSPIFPFNLLNYAYGLTKVSLKDYVIGSIGMLPGTMMYVYIGSLAGDIATIGTGDQPSNPAVTWAIRIIGFIATVAVTLYVTRVAREALDKSVSSSPLTEETAPE; the protein is encoded by the coding sequence ATGCTGGCTCGTCAAGCACCAACCCGGAAATATCTGCACGTATTGGGATTAACCGTCCTGACCTTTCTCAGTGCTGCCGCTCCCGTCCTCGCTCAAGACTCTGCAAGTTCCGGTGGATTTAATCCGCAGGAGTTCTTGCGCAATGCTCTTGAAAGTATCCAAAATCTCGGACCAACTGGCGCGATCGCCTTCATCTTACTCTACATCGTCGCCACCGTCGCCTTCCTCCCCGGTTCCGTCCTCACCCTCGGCGCCGGAGTCGTCTTCGGAGTCGCCTTCGGTTCCCTCTATGTCTTCATCGGAGCCACCATCGGCGCCACCGGAGCCTTCCTCGTCGGCCGCTATCTGGCGCGCGGCTTTATCGCCAAGAAAATTGAAGGCAACACCAAATTTGCCGCCATCGACGAAGCCGTAGGACGAGAAGGGCTAAAAATCGTCTTGCTCACTCGCCTCTCTCCCATCTTCCCCTTCAACCTGCTCAACTACGCCTACGGACTGACGAAAGTCTCCTTAAAAGACTACGTCATTGGTTCGATTGGTATGCTTCCCGGTACGATGATGTACGTCTATATCGGCTCCCTCGCCGGGGATATTGCCACCATCGGCACGGGAGACCAACCCTCAAATCCTGCGGTTACCTGGGCCATTCGCATTATTGGCTTTATCGCCACCGTCGCCGTCACCCTTTATGTCACTCGCGTCGCGCGGGAAGCTTTGGATAAATCCGTATCCTCATCTCCCCTAACTGAAGAAACCGCTCCCGAATAA
- a CDS encoding mercuric reductase, which yields MTNTPNPVTLPPMDRYNQELIGHVHPRDWTNPTPADLYDLVVIGAGTAGLVVAAGAAGLDVGLKVALIERHLMGGDCLNVGCVPSKCVIRSSRVVADMKNSLPFGINPPEKIDIDFAAVMERMRRLRAGISHHDSAQRFQNIGVDVFLGAGTFSSDRTIEVAGQTLSFKKAVIATGARAVRPKVEGLEEAGFLTNETVFSLTECPKRMAVIGAGPIGCELAQSFHRLGSQVILFHNKSHILDREDPDAAEIVQEQFYKEGIEIIFNSKMHRVEKTDAGKVIHYSGNGSDKLQTIVVDEILAGAGRAPNVEGLGLENVGVEYDTRKGVLVNDNLQTTNPKIYAAGDICMNWKFTHAADAAARIVIKNTLFSPFGFGKYKLSDLVMPWATYTDPEIAHVGLYEQEAHEKGIEIETIKILMSAVDRAIADGETEGFVKIHYKKGSDEIVGATIVSRHAGDTISEITTAMVGKVGLSKLSTAIHPYPTQAEGIKKAADAYRRTLLTPKTKKFLAFLTKIS from the coding sequence ATGACCAATACACCGAATCCCGTGACTCTGCCCCCAATGGATCGATATAACCAAGAGTTAATCGGCCATGTCCATCCCAGAGATTGGACGAACCCAACTCCCGCAGACTTATACGATCTGGTTGTTATCGGTGCGGGAACCGCTGGATTAGTGGTTGCGGCAGGAGCTGCGGGGTTGGATGTGGGCTTGAAAGTGGCTCTCATCGAACGGCATTTAATGGGTGGAGATTGTCTGAATGTGGGTTGCGTTCCCTCAAAATGCGTGATTCGCTCGTCCCGCGTCGTTGCGGATATGAAAAATTCCCTGCCGTTTGGGATTAACCCGCCGGAGAAAATCGATATTGATTTTGCAGCGGTGATGGAGAGGATGCGACGGTTGCGCGCCGGGATTAGCCACCACGACTCGGCGCAACGGTTTCAGAATATTGGCGTGGATGTGTTTTTGGGTGCGGGTACGTTTAGTAGCGATCGCACCATCGAAGTCGCCGGCCAGACCTTATCCTTTAAAAAGGCCGTCATTGCCACTGGCGCGCGAGCGGTTCGTCCGAAAGTGGAAGGTCTGGAAGAAGCAGGATTTTTGACCAACGAAACGGTCTTTAGTTTAACCGAATGTCCGAAGCGCATGGCAGTTATAGGTGCGGGACCTATCGGTTGCGAACTAGCGCAATCCTTCCACCGTTTGGGATCGCAAGTTATTTTATTTCATAATAAGAGCCATATTCTCGATCGCGAAGACCCGGATGCAGCGGAAATCGTGCAAGAGCAATTTTACAAGGAAGGCATCGAAATTATCTTTAACAGCAAGATGCATCGCGTGGAGAAAACCGATGCGGGTAAAGTTATTCACTATTCCGGGAATGGCAGCGACAAGCTCCAAACCATCGTGGTTGATGAGATTTTAGCCGGAGCGGGGCGCGCGCCGAATGTGGAAGGATTGGGTTTGGAAAATGTCGGCGTCGAATACGATACGCGCAAGGGAGTTCTCGTCAACGATAATCTGCAAACCACGAATCCGAAGATTTATGCTGCTGGCGATATTTGCATGAACTGGAAGTTTACTCATGCGGCGGATGCGGCGGCGCGCATTGTGATTAAAAATACCCTATTCTCGCCCTTTGGCTTTGGCAAATACAAACTGAGCGATTTGGTCATGCCTTGGGCCACCTATACCGACCCGGAAATTGCCCACGTGGGACTCTACGAGCAGGAAGCTCACGAGAAGGGCATCGAGATCGAGACAATTAAGATATTAATGAGTGCCGTGGATCGGGCGATCGCCGATGGGGAAACGGAAGGCTTTGTCAAGATCCATTATAAGAAAGGTTCCGACGAAATTGTCGGGGCAACAATCGTGTCTCGCCACGCCGGAGATACCATCAGCGAAATTACCACCGCGATGGTCGGCAAAGTCGGACTGAGCAAGCTTTCCACAGCGATTCATCCCTATCCGACGCAAGCGGAGGGAATTAAGAAAGCTGCCGATGCTTATCGCCGCACCTTACTCACGCCGAAGACGAAGAAGTTCTTAGCATTCTTGACGAAGATATCTTAA
- a CDS encoding HhoA/HhoB/HtrA family serine endopeptidase, translating into MPLLCRKRLFSVMAIATIAVFIWLAGLTAPRAFAAAVPQPGANNFVTSAVNQVGPAVVRIDTERTIVRNVDPFTNDPFFQRFFGEEFFDRIPREERQRGQGSGFIIDRKGIILTNAHVVSGADGVEVTLKDGRSFAGEVLGTDEVTDLAVVQVDSGNSLPVAPLGDSDGVQVGDWAIAVGNPLGLDNTVTLGIISTLNRPSSEVGIPDKRVDFIQTDAAINPGNSGGPLLNDRGEVIGINTAIRANAMGIGFAIPINKAKTIQAQLARGEQIAHPYIGVQIVDLTPELARDNNNDPNSPLILPEVEGVLVLRVIPNTPAAEAGLRRGDVVTAIDGQPVITAEQLQRIVDRSPLGQALTIQVRRGDRTRQFKVKTAQLENVI; encoded by the coding sequence ATGCCTTTACTTTGTCGCAAACGGTTATTCTCGGTAATGGCGATCGCCACCATCGCAGTCTTTATATGGCTCGCCGGACTGACCGCTCCTCGTGCCTTCGCCGCAGCCGTACCGCAACCGGGAGCGAATAACTTTGTCACCAGCGCCGTCAATCAAGTCGGCCCTGCCGTCGTCCGCATCGACACCGAACGCACTATCGTCCGCAATGTCGATCCCTTCACCAACGATCCCTTCTTTCAACGGTTCTTTGGCGAGGAATTTTTCGATCGCATTCCCCGAGAAGAACGGCAACGGGGACAAGGCTCCGGATTTATTATCGATCGCAAAGGAATAATTCTCACGAATGCCCATGTTGTGAGCGGTGCCGATGGCGTCGAAGTGACACTCAAAGACGGTCGCTCCTTTGCCGGAGAAGTCCTCGGAACCGATGAAGTCACTGACTTAGCTGTAGTGCAAGTGGACTCCGGAAATAGCCTACCCGTTGCTCCTCTCGGAGATTCCGATGGCGTACAAGTCGGGGATTGGGCGATCGCTGTTGGCAACCCCCTTGGCTTAGATAATACCGTAACTCTAGGGATTATTAGCACCCTCAACCGCCCCTCCTCAGAAGTCGGCATTCCCGATAAACGAGTCGATTTTATTCAAACCGATGCCGCCATTAATCCCGGAAATTCCGGCGGCCCCCTATTAAACGATCGCGGCGAAGTAATTGGCATTAATACCGCCATTCGCGCCAATGCTATGGGCATTGGGTTTGCCATTCCCATCAACAAAGCCAAAACTATTCAAGCTCAATTGGCCCGCGGCGAGCAAATCGCTCATCCTTATATTGGCGTACAAATTGTCGATTTAACTCCAGAATTAGCCCGAGATAACAATAACGATCCCAATTCACCGTTAATTTTGCCCGAAGTTGAAGGTGTATTAGTGTTGAGAGTTATTCCTAACACTCCCGCTGCCGAAGCCGGGTTGCGCCGGGGAGATGTCGTTACGGCCATTGACGGACAACCCGTAATCACCGCAGAACAATTGCAGAGAATTGTCGATCGCTCTCCTTTGGGTCAAGCTCTCACAATTCAAGTACGACGAGGCGATCGAACTCGCCAATTTAAAGTGAAAACCGCACAATTAGAGAACGTTATCTGA